One genomic region from Stackebrandtia nassauensis DSM 44728 encodes:
- a CDS encoding MFS transporter — translation MTASPRRFAATSVAFAFWICMAGTTVPTALYPLYQNEFSFSAPMVTVIFAVYAAGVVCGLLVFGRLADQIGRKPTMLIALTLSLAAAAVFLLATGTTMLLIGRVLSGLSAALITGAATAALSELIPPDGPIRSASVALWANMGGLAGGAFLASAIADGTSQPLLTPWWATAALALLASLALWPLPETARARSRFAMQKLHFPSEIRADFTRSAATASAGFAVLGVLTALTGKFLHTVVPDAGHWVTGAMVATAFLSTALGQFLARALPSGFRLPAACLGLIAAAALVGTAVSLTSWPLLLCGAATVGLSTGIAMAFGLSAITTRSRPEHRGASVSTFFAILYTMLALPAVGVGLVTQATSLPVAARTLSTVVAAGAAVVLFSLLWSQRDAEPARVGGRE, via the coding sequence ATGACCGCGTCACCCCGCCGGTTCGCCGCCACCTCGGTGGCCTTCGCGTTCTGGATATGCATGGCCGGAACCACCGTCCCCACCGCGCTGTATCCGCTGTACCAGAACGAGTTCAGCTTCTCGGCACCCATGGTCACGGTGATATTCGCCGTCTACGCCGCCGGCGTCGTGTGCGGGCTGCTGGTGTTCGGCCGCCTCGCCGACCAGATCGGACGCAAGCCCACGATGCTGATCGCCCTCACCCTGTCGCTGGCCGCCGCGGCGGTGTTCCTGCTGGCCACCGGAACCACGATGCTCCTCATCGGCCGGGTGCTGTCGGGCCTGTCGGCCGCCCTGATCACCGGCGCCGCCACCGCCGCGCTCAGCGAACTGATCCCACCGGACGGGCCGATACGGTCGGCCTCGGTGGCGCTGTGGGCCAACATGGGCGGGCTCGCCGGCGGCGCGTTCCTCGCCAGCGCGATCGCCGACGGGACCTCCCAGCCACTGCTGACCCCGTGGTGGGCCACCGCCGCGCTGGCCCTGCTGGCGTCGCTCGCGCTGTGGCCGCTGCCGGAGACAGCACGCGCCCGGTCCCGGTTCGCGATGCAGAAGCTGCACTTCCCCAGTGAGATCCGCGCCGACTTCACCCGCTCGGCCGCCACCGCCTCCGCCGGTTTCGCCGTCCTCGGGGTGCTGACCGCGCTGACCGGGAAGTTCCTGCACACCGTCGTTCCCGACGCCGGACACTGGGTCACCGGAGCCATGGTGGCCACCGCGTTCCTGTCCACCGCCCTCGGCCAGTTCCTGGCGCGAGCCCTGCCCTCCGGCTTTCGGCTTCCGGCCGCCTGTCTGGGACTGATCGCGGCGGCCGCCCTGGTCGGCACCGCCGTCAGCCTCACGTCCTGGCCGCTGCTGCTGTGCGGCGCGGCCACCGTCGGCCTGTCCACCGGCATCGCGATGGCCTTCGGACTGTCAGCCATCACCACGCGCAGCCGACCGGAACACCGCGGCGCGTCGGTGTCGACCTTCTTTGCGATCCTGTACACCATGCTGGCGCTGCCGGCGGTCGGCGTCGGTCTGGTCACCCAGGCGACCAGCCTGCCGGTGGCGGCGCGAACCCTCAGCACCGTGGTCGCCGCAGGAGCGGCCGTGGTGCTGTTCAGTCTGCTGTGGAGCCAACGCGACGCCGAACCGGCTCGGGTCGGCGGCCGGGAATAG
- a CDS encoding class I SAM-dependent methyltransferase — translation MEPGQVWSLGDYATVGDRWSSAGISLARDLARPQIRFLDVACGPGAMALTAARTGAVATGLDASPSLLDHARARAAGTDIAWREADMTAMPFADASFDVVASAFGAMFAPDPSAMAAELRRVCAPGGTIAVLAWTPESPFGMLRTLASAYLPPEAAGPAIEDWGTPERVAAFFGTPVDTEVRVVDVRWPSLNQAVEEITTLTPGMVLVREALEADRTWPRLVDEVTASFTAAGVTDGSGYRLPVAYLRTTVRR, via the coding sequence ATGGAACCTGGACAAGTATGGAGTCTCGGCGACTATGCCACCGTCGGCGACCGCTGGTCGAGCGCCGGAATCAGTCTGGCCCGCGACCTGGCACGCCCGCAGATCCGGTTTCTGGACGTCGCCTGCGGTCCCGGGGCGATGGCCCTGACCGCCGCGCGCACCGGAGCCGTCGCCACCGGCCTCGACGCCTCACCGTCCCTGTTGGACCACGCCCGGGCGCGGGCGGCCGGAACCGACATCGCCTGGCGGGAAGCCGACATGACCGCGATGCCGTTCGCCGACGCGTCCTTCGACGTCGTCGCCTCGGCCTTCGGCGCGATGTTCGCCCCCGACCCGTCCGCCATGGCCGCCGAACTGCGACGCGTGTGCGCGCCCGGCGGCACCATCGCCGTCCTGGCCTGGACCCCCGAGTCCCCGTTCGGCATGCTGCGAACACTGGCCTCGGCGTACCTGCCACCGGAAGCCGCCGGACCCGCCATAGAGGACTGGGGGACACCCGAACGCGTCGCCGCCTTCTTCGGCACCCCGGTCGACACCGAGGTCCGGGTCGTGGACGTGCGCTGGCCGAGCCTGAACCAGGCCGTGGAGGAGATCACCACCCTGACACCGGGCATGGTCCTCGTCCGCGAGGCCCTGGAAGCCGACCGCACCTGGCCGCGACTGGTGGACGAGGTGACGGCGAGCTTCACCGCCGCCGGTGTCACCGACGGCTCCGGGTACCGGCTTCCGGTGGCCTACTTGCGAACCACGGTGCGGCGCTAG
- a CDS encoding PQQ-dependent sugar dehydrogenase, with protein MTTKRRTGTLLGAILAIAALTACAPAPSSNKGAKPSDTGDPDVVADNLEAPWSIAFHGSTPLVSERDSAKILELDKDGDPREVATIDGVAGEGEGGLLGLAVKDDDLFVYSTGAGENRVERYPIKGEAGALELGEPKELLDGIAAASYHNGGRIAFGPDKMLYVTTGDAGEPETAQDRKSLSGKILRMTPDGEVPSDNPDSDSLVYSFGHRNPQGMAWSEDGTMYATEFGQDTWDELNVIEPGGNYGWPEVEGIAEDEDFTDPVQQWEPAEASPSGMAITGDTALIANLRGERLFEVPLDKPSTSAEHFVAEFGRLRDVVVAPDGSLWMLTNNTDGRGDPGADDDRILSFEID; from the coding sequence ATGACGACGAAACGACGGACGGGAACGCTGCTCGGCGCCATCCTCGCCATCGCGGCCCTGACCGCCTGCGCACCCGCTCCATCGTCGAACAAGGGCGCGAAGCCCTCCGACACCGGCGATCCCGACGTCGTCGCCGACAACCTGGAAGCACCGTGGTCGATCGCCTTCCATGGCTCGACGCCGTTGGTCAGCGAACGCGACTCCGCAAAGATCCTGGAACTCGACAAGGACGGCGACCCCCGCGAGGTCGCCACGATCGATGGCGTCGCGGGTGAAGGTGAGGGCGGCCTGCTCGGCCTGGCCGTCAAGGACGACGACCTGTTCGTGTACTCCACCGGAGCCGGGGAGAACCGCGTCGAGCGGTACCCGATCAAGGGCGAGGCCGGAGCCCTGGAACTGGGCGAGCCGAAGGAACTGCTCGACGGGATCGCCGCGGCCAGCTACCACAATGGTGGCCGGATCGCGTTCGGCCCCGACAAGATGCTGTACGTGACCACCGGCGACGCCGGAGAACCCGAGACCGCGCAGGACCGGAAATCCCTGTCGGGCAAGATCCTGCGCATGACGCCCGACGGCGAGGTCCCGTCCGACAACCCGGACTCCGACTCCCTCGTCTACAGCTTCGGCCACCGCAACCCACAGGGCATGGCCTGGTCGGAGGACGGCACGATGTACGCCACCGAGTTCGGGCAGGACACCTGGGACGAGCTCAACGTCATCGAGCCGGGCGGCAACTACGGCTGGCCCGAGGTCGAGGGCATCGCCGAGGACGAGGACTTCACCGACCCGGTCCAGCAATGGGAACCCGCCGAGGCCAGCCCCAGCGGCATGGCGATCACCGGCGACACCGCCCTGATCGCCAACCTGCGCGGGGAGCGGCTCTTCGAGGTCCCGCTCGACAAGCCGTCCACATCGGCCGAACACTTCGTGGCGGAGTTCGGCCGGCTGCGCGACGTCGTCGTCGCCCCCGACGGATCACTGTGGATGCTCACCAACAACACCGACGGCCGCGGCGATCCCGGTGCCGACGATGACCGGATACTGAGCTTCGAGATCGACTGA
- a CDS encoding SAM-dependent methyltransferase, whose translation MTDQSPPNIRTDIPHSARIWNYWMGGKDNYKIDRTVGDMSLRIDPGIATMATESRRFLMRTVSYVTSTGRMRQFLDIGTGLPTMQNTHEVAQKRAPESKVVYVDNDPAVLAHARALLTSTSDEGVTDYIDRDFHDPDQIIAEARNILNFKKPIAVMFMGVLGHAESVKEQQRIVSTVMDAVPSGSYLIYWDGTTDSDAYVKLCEEYAKTGGAPYIPRSRDEIRAVFDGLEMVDPGFVSITEWHTNEADIEDSEPISAYGGVARKP comes from the coding sequence ATGACCGACCAGTCCCCACCCAACATCCGCACCGACATCCCGCACTCGGCGCGTATTTGGAACTACTGGATGGGCGGCAAGGACAACTACAAGATCGACCGGACCGTCGGTGACATGAGCCTGCGCATCGACCCGGGGATCGCCACCATGGCCACGGAGTCGCGCCGGTTCCTGATGCGCACGGTGTCCTATGTGACCAGTACAGGGCGGATGCGCCAGTTCCTCGACATCGGCACCGGTCTGCCGACCATGCAGAACACCCACGAGGTGGCGCAGAAGCGGGCGCCGGAGTCGAAGGTGGTGTACGTCGACAACGACCCGGCCGTGCTGGCTCACGCCCGGGCGTTGCTGACCAGCACCAGCGACGAGGGAGTCACCGACTACATCGACCGCGACTTCCATGATCCGGATCAGATCATCGCCGAGGCCCGCAACATCCTGAACTTCAAGAAGCCGATCGCGGTCATGTTCATGGGCGTGCTCGGCCACGCCGAGAGCGTCAAGGAGCAGCAGCGGATCGTGTCCACTGTGATGGACGCGGTCCCCTCGGGCAGCTACCTCATCTACTGGGACGGCACCACCGACAGCGACGCCTACGTGAAGCTGTGCGAGGAGTACGCCAAGACCGGCGGCGCCCCGTACATCCCGCGCTCCCGCGACGAGATCCGCGCGGTCTTCGACGGCCTCGAAATGGTCGACCCGGGCTTCGTGTCCATCACCGAATGGCACACCAACGAGGCCGACATCGAGGACAGCGAGCCGATCTCCGCCTACGGCGGCGTGGCCCGCAAACCCTAG
- a CDS encoding winged helix-turn-helix transcriptional regulator produces the protein MSAGAPLRSCEPCGPPSGTDHAQCPLRQALEHVTSRWGTWILIELRDGPLRFHELRDRIPGVSEKMLSQTLRPLQRDGFVWREVEPTIPPKVTYGLTTRGEGAGKPLAELFDHLMDNATDIVDDRAAWDARSA, from the coding sequence ATGTCGGCCGGTGCGCCGTTGCGTTCGTGCGAGCCCTGCGGGCCACCCAGTGGCACGGATCACGCGCAGTGTCCACTTCGGCAGGCGCTCGAGCACGTGACGAGTCGTTGGGGTACCTGGATCCTGATCGAGTTGCGCGACGGGCCGCTGCGCTTCCACGAGTTGCGTGACCGCATCCCCGGCGTCAGCGAGAAGATGCTGTCCCAGACGCTGCGTCCGCTGCAACGCGACGGTTTCGTGTGGCGCGAGGTCGAACCCACGATTCCGCCGAAGGTCACCTACGGCCTCACCACGCGCGGCGAAGGCGCGGGCAAGCCGCTGGCGGAGCTGTTCGATCACCTGATGGACAACGCCACCGACATCGTCGACGACCGGGCCGCGTGGGACGCCAGGTCGGCGTAG